Proteins encoded within one genomic window of Ursus arctos isolate Adak ecotype North America unplaced genomic scaffold, UrsArc2.0 scaffold_9, whole genome shotgun sequence:
- the FGFR3 gene encoding fibroblast growth factor receptor 3 isoform X2: MGAAARALAFCVAVAVVTGAASGPPGMEQRVVRRAAEAPGPEPGQQEQLVFGSGDTVELSCHAPAGGPTGPSVWVKDGMGLVPSDRILVGPQRLQVLNASHEDAGAYSCRQRLTQRVLCHFSVRVTDAPSSGDDEDGEDEAEDTAGAPYWTRPERMDKKLLAVPAANTVRFRCPAAGNPTPSISWLKNGKEFRGEHRIGGIKLRHQQWSLVMESVVPSDRGNYTCVVENKFGSIRQTYTLDVLERSPHRPILQAGLPANQTAVLGSDVEFHCKVYSDAQPHIQWLKHVEVNGSKVGPDGTPYVTVLKSWISESVEADARLRLANVSERDGGEYLCRASNFIGVAEKAFWLRVHGPQAAEEELVEAGEAGSVYAGVLSYGVGFLLFILVVAAVTLCRLRTPPKKGLGSPTVHKVSRFPLKRQVSLESNSSMNSNTPLVRIARLSSGEGPALANVSELELPADPKWELSRARLTLGKPLGEGCFGQVVMAEAIGIDKDRAAKPVTVAVKMLKDDATDKDLSDLVSEMEMMKMIGRHKNIINLLGACTQGGPLYVLVEYAAKGNLREYLRARRPPGMDYSFDTCKLPEEQLTCKDLVSCAYQVARGMEYLASQKCIHRDLAARNVLVTEDNVMKIADFGLARDVHNLDYYKKTTNGRLPVKWMAPEALFDRVYTHQSDVWSFGVLLWEIFTLGGSPYPGIPVEELFKLLKEGHRMDKPANCTHDLYMIMRECWHAVPSQRPTFKQLVEDLDRVLTVTSTDEYLDLSVPFEQYSPGGQDTPSSSSSGDDSVFAHDLLPPAPPSSGGPRT, encoded by the exons ATGGGCGCCGCGGCTCGCGCCCTCGCGTTCTGCGTGGCGGTGGCGGTCGTGACCGGAGCCGCCTCGGGGCCCCCAGGCATGGAGCAGCGCGTCGTGCGGAGAGCTGCAG AGGCCCCGGGACCTGAACCTGGCCAGCAGGAGCAGCTGGTCTTTGGCAGTGGGGACACCGTGGAGCTGAGCTGCCACGCGCCTGCCGGCGGTCCCACGGGACCCAGCGTCTGGGTCAAGGACGGTATGGGGCTGGTGCCCTCAGACCGCATCCTGGTGGGGCCGCAGCGGCTGCAGGTGCTCAACGCCTCCCATGAGGACGCCGGGGCCTACAGCTGCCGGCAGCGGCTCACCCAGCGCGTTCTCTGCCACTTCAGTGTGCGTGTGACAG ATGCTCCGTCCTCCGGAGACGACGAAGACGGGGAGGATGAGGCCGAAGATACAG CAGGGGCCCCTTACTGGACACGGCCCGAGCGGATGGACAAGAAGCTGCTGGCGGTGCCTGCCGCCAACACTGTGCGCTTCCGGTGCCCGGCCGCCGGCAACCCCACGCCGTCCATCTCCTGGCTGAAGAACGGCAAGGAGTTCCGAGGCGAGCACCGCATCGGGGGCATCAAG CTGCGGCACCAGCAGTGGAGCCTGGTCATGGAGAGCGTGGTGCCCTCGGACCGCGGGAACTACACGTGCGTCGTGGAGAACAAGTTCGGCAGCATCCGGCAGACCTACACCCTGGACGTGCTGG AGCGCTCTCCGCACCGGCCCATCCTGCAGGCCGGGCTGCCCGCCAATCAGACGGCCGTGCTGGGCAGCGACGTGGAGTTCCACTGCAAGGTGTACAGTGACGCACAGCCCCACATCCAGTGGCTCAAGCACGTGGAGGTGAACGGCAGCAAAGTGGGGCCCGACGGCACCCCCTACGTCACCGTGCTCAAG TCCTGGATCAGTGAGAGTGTGGAGGCCGACGCACGCCTCCGCCTGGCCAATGTGTCCGAGCGTGACGGGGGCGAGTACCTCTGTCGAGCCTCCAATTTCATAGGCGTGGCTGAGAAGGCCTTTTGGCTGCGTGTTCACGGGCCCCAAGCAG CCGAGGAGGAGCTGGTGGAGGCTGGTGAGGCTGGCAGCGTGTACGCGGGAGTCCTCAGCTACGGGGTGGGCTTCCTCCTCTTCATCCTGGTGGTGGCGGCCGTGACACTGTGCCGCCTGCGCACGCCCCCGAAGAAGGGCCTGGGCTCGCCCACCGTGCACAAGGTCTCCCGCTTCCCGCTCAAGCGACAG GTGTCCTTGGAGTCCAACTCGTCCATGAACTCCAACACGCCACTGGTGCGCATCGCCCGGCTGTCTTCTGGGGAGGGCCCTGCGCTGGCCAACGTCTCTGAGCTGGAGTTGCCTGCTGACCCCAAGTGGGAGCTGTCCCGGGCCCG GCTGACCCTGGGTAAGCCTCTCGGGGAGGGCTGCTTCGGCCAAGTGGTCATGGCGGAGGCCATCGGCATCGACAAGGACCGGGCTGCGAAGCCCGTCACCGTGGCCGTGAAGATGCTGAaag ACGACGCCACGGACAAGGACCTCTCGGACCTGGTGTCTGAGATGGAGATGATGAAGATGATCGGCCGGCACAAGAACATCATCAACCTGCTGGGGGCCTGCACCCAGGGCG GGCCCCTGTACGTGCTGGTGGAGTACGCGGCCAAGGGCAACCTGAGGGAGTACCTGCGGGCGCGGCGGCCCCCGGGCATGGACTACTCCTTCGACACCTGCAAGCTGCCAGAGGAACAGCTCACCTGCAAGGACCTGGTGTCCTGCGCCTACCAGGTGGCACGTGGCATGGAGTACCTGGCCTCGCAGAAG TGCATCCACAGGGACCTGGCCGCGCGCAATGTGCTGGTGACCGAGGACAACGTGATGAAGATCGCGGACTTCGGCCTGGCCCGTGATGTGCACAACCTTGACTACTACAAGAAGACCACCAAC gGCCGGCTGCCTGTGAAGTGGATGGCGCCTGAAGCCTTGTTTGACCGTGTCTACACCCACCAGAGTGACGT CTGGTCCTTTGGGGTCCTGCTGTGGGAGATCTTCACCCTGGGGGGCTCGCCATACCCCGGCATCCCCGTGGAGGAGCTCTTCAAGCTGCTGAAGGAGGGTCACCGCATGGACAAGCCAGCCAACTGCACACACGACCT GTACATGATCATGCGGGAGTGTTGGCACGCGGTGCCCTCCCAGAGGCCCACCTTCAAGCAGCTGGTGGAGGACCTGGACCGTGTCCTCACTGTGACGTCCACGGAT GAGTACCTGGACCTGTCTGTGCCTTTCGAGCAGTACTCGCCAGGTGGCCAGGAcacccccagctccagctcctcgGGGGACGACTCTGTGTTTGCCCATGAcctgctgcctccagccccacccagcagTGGGGGCCCGCGGACGtga
- the FGFR3 gene encoding fibroblast growth factor receptor 3 isoform X5, which translates to MGAAARALAFCVAVAVVTGAASGPPGMEQRVVRRAAEAPGPEPGQQEQLVFGSGDTVELSCHAPAGGPTGPSVWVKDGMGLVPSDRILVGPQRLQVLNASHEDAGAYSCRQRLTQRVLCHFSVRVTDAPSSGDDEDGEDEAEDTAGAPYWTRPERMDKKLLAVPAANTVRFRCPAAGNPTPSISWLKNGKEFRGEHRIGGIKLRHQQWSLVMESVVPSDRGNYTCVVENKFGSIRQTYTLDVLERSPHRPILQAGLPANQTAVLGSDVEFHCKVYSDAQPHIQWLKHVEVNGSKVGPDGTPYVTVLKTAGANTTDKELEVLSLRNVTFEDAGEYTCLAGNSIGFSHHSAWLVVLPAEEELVEAGEAGSVYAGVLSYGVGFLLFILVVAAVTLCRLRTPPKKGLGSPTVHKVSRFPLKRQQVSLESNSSMNSNTPLVRIARLSSGEGPALANVSELELPADPKWELSRARLTLGKPLGEGCFGQVVMAEAIGIDKDRAAKPVTVAVKMLKDDATDKDLSDLVSEMEMMKMIGRHKNIINLLGACTQGGPLYVLVEYAAKGNLREYLRARRPPGMDYSFDTCKLPEEQLTCKDLVSCAYQVARGMEYLASQKCIHRDLAARNVLVTEDNVMKIADFGLARDVHNLDYYKKTTNGRLPVKWMAPEALFDRVYTHQSDVWSFGVLLWEIFTLGGSPYPGIPVEELFKLLKEGHRMDKPANCTHDLYMIMRECWHAVPSQRPTFKQLVEDLDRVLTVTSTDEYLDLSVPFEQYSPGGQDTPSSSSSGDDSVFAHDLLPPAPPSSGGPRT; encoded by the exons ATGGGCGCCGCGGCTCGCGCCCTCGCGTTCTGCGTGGCGGTGGCGGTCGTGACCGGAGCCGCCTCGGGGCCCCCAGGCATGGAGCAGCGCGTCGTGCGGAGAGCTGCAG AGGCCCCGGGACCTGAACCTGGCCAGCAGGAGCAGCTGGTCTTTGGCAGTGGGGACACCGTGGAGCTGAGCTGCCACGCGCCTGCCGGCGGTCCCACGGGACCCAGCGTCTGGGTCAAGGACGGTATGGGGCTGGTGCCCTCAGACCGCATCCTGGTGGGGCCGCAGCGGCTGCAGGTGCTCAACGCCTCCCATGAGGACGCCGGGGCCTACAGCTGCCGGCAGCGGCTCACCCAGCGCGTTCTCTGCCACTTCAGTGTGCGTGTGACAG ATGCTCCGTCCTCCGGAGACGACGAAGACGGGGAGGATGAGGCCGAAGATACAG CAGGGGCCCCTTACTGGACACGGCCCGAGCGGATGGACAAGAAGCTGCTGGCGGTGCCTGCCGCCAACACTGTGCGCTTCCGGTGCCCGGCCGCCGGCAACCCCACGCCGTCCATCTCCTGGCTGAAGAACGGCAAGGAGTTCCGAGGCGAGCACCGCATCGGGGGCATCAAG CTGCGGCACCAGCAGTGGAGCCTGGTCATGGAGAGCGTGGTGCCCTCGGACCGCGGGAACTACACGTGCGTCGTGGAGAACAAGTTCGGCAGCATCCGGCAGACCTACACCCTGGACGTGCTGG AGCGCTCTCCGCACCGGCCCATCCTGCAGGCCGGGCTGCCCGCCAATCAGACGGCCGTGCTGGGCAGCGACGTGGAGTTCCACTGCAAGGTGTACAGTGACGCACAGCCCCACATCCAGTGGCTCAAGCACGTGGAGGTGAACGGCAGCAAAGTGGGGCCCGACGGCACCCCCTACGTCACCGTGCTCAAG ACGGCGGGCGCTAACACCACCGACAAGGAGCTAGAGGTTCTGTCCTTGCGCAATGTCACCTTTGAGGACGCGGGGGAGTACACGTGTCTGGCGGGCAATTCTATCGGGTTTTCCCATCACTCTGCGTGGCTGGTGGTGCTGCCAG CCGAGGAGGAGCTGGTGGAGGCTGGTGAGGCTGGCAGCGTGTACGCGGGAGTCCTCAGCTACGGGGTGGGCTTCCTCCTCTTCATCCTGGTGGTGGCGGCCGTGACACTGTGCCGCCTGCGCACGCCCCCGAAGAAGGGCCTGGGCTCGCCCACCGTGCACAAGGTCTCCCGCTTCCCGCTCAAGCGACAG CAGGTGTCCTTGGAGTCCAACTCGTCCATGAACTCCAACACGCCACTGGTGCGCATCGCCCGGCTGTCTTCTGGGGAGGGCCCTGCGCTGGCCAACGTCTCTGAGCTGGAGTTGCCTGCTGACCCCAAGTGGGAGCTGTCCCGGGCCCG GCTGACCCTGGGTAAGCCTCTCGGGGAGGGCTGCTTCGGCCAAGTGGTCATGGCGGAGGCCATCGGCATCGACAAGGACCGGGCTGCGAAGCCCGTCACCGTGGCCGTGAAGATGCTGAaag ACGACGCCACGGACAAGGACCTCTCGGACCTGGTGTCTGAGATGGAGATGATGAAGATGATCGGCCGGCACAAGAACATCATCAACCTGCTGGGGGCCTGCACCCAGGGCG GGCCCCTGTACGTGCTGGTGGAGTACGCGGCCAAGGGCAACCTGAGGGAGTACCTGCGGGCGCGGCGGCCCCCGGGCATGGACTACTCCTTCGACACCTGCAAGCTGCCAGAGGAACAGCTCACCTGCAAGGACCTGGTGTCCTGCGCCTACCAGGTGGCACGTGGCATGGAGTACCTGGCCTCGCAGAAG TGCATCCACAGGGACCTGGCCGCGCGCAATGTGCTGGTGACCGAGGACAACGTGATGAAGATCGCGGACTTCGGCCTGGCCCGTGATGTGCACAACCTTGACTACTACAAGAAGACCACCAAC gGCCGGCTGCCTGTGAAGTGGATGGCGCCTGAAGCCTTGTTTGACCGTGTCTACACCCACCAGAGTGACGT CTGGTCCTTTGGGGTCCTGCTGTGGGAGATCTTCACCCTGGGGGGCTCGCCATACCCCGGCATCCCCGTGGAGGAGCTCTTCAAGCTGCTGAAGGAGGGTCACCGCATGGACAAGCCAGCCAACTGCACACACGACCT GTACATGATCATGCGGGAGTGTTGGCACGCGGTGCCCTCCCAGAGGCCCACCTTCAAGCAGCTGGTGGAGGACCTGGACCGTGTCCTCACTGTGACGTCCACGGAT GAGTACCTGGACCTGTCTGTGCCTTTCGAGCAGTACTCGCCAGGTGGCCAGGAcacccccagctccagctcctcgGGGGACGACTCTGTGTTTGCCCATGAcctgctgcctccagccccacccagcagTGGGGGCCCGCGGACGtga
- the FGFR3 gene encoding fibroblast growth factor receptor 3 isoform X6 has product MGAAARALAFCVAVAVVTGAASGPPGMEQRVVRRAAEAPGPEPGQQEQLVFGSGDTVELSCHAPAGGPTGPSVWVKDGMGLVPSDRILVGPQRLQVLNASHEDAGAYSCRQRLTQRVLCHFSVRVTDAPSSGDDEDGEDEAEDTAGAPYWTRPERMDKKLLAVPAANTVRFRCPAAGNPTPSISWLKNGKEFRGEHRIGGIKLRHQQWSLVMESVVPSDRGNYTCVVENKFGSIRQTYTLDVLERSPHRPILQAGLPANQTAVLGSDVEFHCKVYSDAQPHIQWLKHVEVNGSKVGPDGTPYVTVLKTAGANTTDKELEVLSLRNVTFEDAGEYTCLAGNSIGFSHHSAWLVVLPAEEELVEAGEAGSVYAGVLSYGVGFLLFILVVAAVTLCRLRTPPKKGLGSPTVHKVSRFPLKRQVSLESNSSMNSNTPLVRIARLSSGEGPALANVSELELPADPKWELSRARLTLGKPLGEGCFGQVVMAEAIGIDKDRAAKPVTVAVKMLKDDATDKDLSDLVSEMEMMKMIGRHKNIINLLGACTQGGPLYVLVEYAAKGNLREYLRARRPPGMDYSFDTCKLPEEQLTCKDLVSCAYQVARGMEYLASQKCIHRDLAARNVLVTEDNVMKIADFGLARDVHNLDYYKKTTNGRLPVKWMAPEALFDRVYTHQSDVWSFGVLLWEIFTLGGSPYPGIPVEELFKLLKEGHRMDKPANCTHDLYMIMRECWHAVPSQRPTFKQLVEDLDRVLTVTSTDEYLDLSVPFEQYSPGGQDTPSSSSSGDDSVFAHDLLPPAPPSSGGPRT; this is encoded by the exons ATGGGCGCCGCGGCTCGCGCCCTCGCGTTCTGCGTGGCGGTGGCGGTCGTGACCGGAGCCGCCTCGGGGCCCCCAGGCATGGAGCAGCGCGTCGTGCGGAGAGCTGCAG AGGCCCCGGGACCTGAACCTGGCCAGCAGGAGCAGCTGGTCTTTGGCAGTGGGGACACCGTGGAGCTGAGCTGCCACGCGCCTGCCGGCGGTCCCACGGGACCCAGCGTCTGGGTCAAGGACGGTATGGGGCTGGTGCCCTCAGACCGCATCCTGGTGGGGCCGCAGCGGCTGCAGGTGCTCAACGCCTCCCATGAGGACGCCGGGGCCTACAGCTGCCGGCAGCGGCTCACCCAGCGCGTTCTCTGCCACTTCAGTGTGCGTGTGACAG ATGCTCCGTCCTCCGGAGACGACGAAGACGGGGAGGATGAGGCCGAAGATACAG CAGGGGCCCCTTACTGGACACGGCCCGAGCGGATGGACAAGAAGCTGCTGGCGGTGCCTGCCGCCAACACTGTGCGCTTCCGGTGCCCGGCCGCCGGCAACCCCACGCCGTCCATCTCCTGGCTGAAGAACGGCAAGGAGTTCCGAGGCGAGCACCGCATCGGGGGCATCAAG CTGCGGCACCAGCAGTGGAGCCTGGTCATGGAGAGCGTGGTGCCCTCGGACCGCGGGAACTACACGTGCGTCGTGGAGAACAAGTTCGGCAGCATCCGGCAGACCTACACCCTGGACGTGCTGG AGCGCTCTCCGCACCGGCCCATCCTGCAGGCCGGGCTGCCCGCCAATCAGACGGCCGTGCTGGGCAGCGACGTGGAGTTCCACTGCAAGGTGTACAGTGACGCACAGCCCCACATCCAGTGGCTCAAGCACGTGGAGGTGAACGGCAGCAAAGTGGGGCCCGACGGCACCCCCTACGTCACCGTGCTCAAG ACGGCGGGCGCTAACACCACCGACAAGGAGCTAGAGGTTCTGTCCTTGCGCAATGTCACCTTTGAGGACGCGGGGGAGTACACGTGTCTGGCGGGCAATTCTATCGGGTTTTCCCATCACTCTGCGTGGCTGGTGGTGCTGCCAG CCGAGGAGGAGCTGGTGGAGGCTGGTGAGGCTGGCAGCGTGTACGCGGGAGTCCTCAGCTACGGGGTGGGCTTCCTCCTCTTCATCCTGGTGGTGGCGGCCGTGACACTGTGCCGCCTGCGCACGCCCCCGAAGAAGGGCCTGGGCTCGCCCACCGTGCACAAGGTCTCCCGCTTCCCGCTCAAGCGACAG GTGTCCTTGGAGTCCAACTCGTCCATGAACTCCAACACGCCACTGGTGCGCATCGCCCGGCTGTCTTCTGGGGAGGGCCCTGCGCTGGCCAACGTCTCTGAGCTGGAGTTGCCTGCTGACCCCAAGTGGGAGCTGTCCCGGGCCCG GCTGACCCTGGGTAAGCCTCTCGGGGAGGGCTGCTTCGGCCAAGTGGTCATGGCGGAGGCCATCGGCATCGACAAGGACCGGGCTGCGAAGCCCGTCACCGTGGCCGTGAAGATGCTGAaag ACGACGCCACGGACAAGGACCTCTCGGACCTGGTGTCTGAGATGGAGATGATGAAGATGATCGGCCGGCACAAGAACATCATCAACCTGCTGGGGGCCTGCACCCAGGGCG GGCCCCTGTACGTGCTGGTGGAGTACGCGGCCAAGGGCAACCTGAGGGAGTACCTGCGGGCGCGGCGGCCCCCGGGCATGGACTACTCCTTCGACACCTGCAAGCTGCCAGAGGAACAGCTCACCTGCAAGGACCTGGTGTCCTGCGCCTACCAGGTGGCACGTGGCATGGAGTACCTGGCCTCGCAGAAG TGCATCCACAGGGACCTGGCCGCGCGCAATGTGCTGGTGACCGAGGACAACGTGATGAAGATCGCGGACTTCGGCCTGGCCCGTGATGTGCACAACCTTGACTACTACAAGAAGACCACCAAC gGCCGGCTGCCTGTGAAGTGGATGGCGCCTGAAGCCTTGTTTGACCGTGTCTACACCCACCAGAGTGACGT CTGGTCCTTTGGGGTCCTGCTGTGGGAGATCTTCACCCTGGGGGGCTCGCCATACCCCGGCATCCCCGTGGAGGAGCTCTTCAAGCTGCTGAAGGAGGGTCACCGCATGGACAAGCCAGCCAACTGCACACACGACCT GTACATGATCATGCGGGAGTGTTGGCACGCGGTGCCCTCCCAGAGGCCCACCTTCAAGCAGCTGGTGGAGGACCTGGACCGTGTCCTCACTGTGACGTCCACGGAT GAGTACCTGGACCTGTCTGTGCCTTTCGAGCAGTACTCGCCAGGTGGCCAGGAcacccccagctccagctcctcgGGGGACGACTCTGTGTTTGCCCATGAcctgctgcctccagccccacccagcagTGGGGGCCCGCGGACGtga
- the FGFR3 gene encoding fibroblast growth factor receptor 3 isoform X1, protein MGAAARALAFCVAVAVVTGAASGPPGMEQRVVRRAAEAPGPEPGQQEQLVFGSGDTVELSCHAPAGGPTGPSVWVKDGMGLVPSDRILVGPQRLQVLNASHEDAGAYSCRQRLTQRVLCHFSVRVTDAPSSGDDEDGEDEAEDTAGAPYWTRPERMDKKLLAVPAANTVRFRCPAAGNPTPSISWLKNGKEFRGEHRIGGIKLRHQQWSLVMESVVPSDRGNYTCVVENKFGSIRQTYTLDVLERSPHRPILQAGLPANQTAVLGSDVEFHCKVYSDAQPHIQWLKHVEVNGSKVGPDGTPYVTVLKSWISESVEADARLRLANVSERDGGEYLCRASNFIGVAEKAFWLRVHGPQAAEEELVEAGEAGSVYAGVLSYGVGFLLFILVVAAVTLCRLRTPPKKGLGSPTVHKVSRFPLKRQQVSLESNSSMNSNTPLVRIARLSSGEGPALANVSELELPADPKWELSRARLTLGKPLGEGCFGQVVMAEAIGIDKDRAAKPVTVAVKMLKDDATDKDLSDLVSEMEMMKMIGRHKNIINLLGACTQGGPLYVLVEYAAKGNLREYLRARRPPGMDYSFDTCKLPEEQLTCKDLVSCAYQVARGMEYLASQKCIHRDLAARNVLVTEDNVMKIADFGLARDVHNLDYYKKTTNGRLPVKWMAPEALFDRVYTHQSDVWSFGVLLWEIFTLGGSPYPGIPVEELFKLLKEGHRMDKPANCTHDLYMIMRECWHAVPSQRPTFKQLVEDLDRVLTVTSTDEYLDLSVPFEQYSPGGQDTPSSSSSGDDSVFAHDLLPPAPPSSGGPRT, encoded by the exons ATGGGCGCCGCGGCTCGCGCCCTCGCGTTCTGCGTGGCGGTGGCGGTCGTGACCGGAGCCGCCTCGGGGCCCCCAGGCATGGAGCAGCGCGTCGTGCGGAGAGCTGCAG AGGCCCCGGGACCTGAACCTGGCCAGCAGGAGCAGCTGGTCTTTGGCAGTGGGGACACCGTGGAGCTGAGCTGCCACGCGCCTGCCGGCGGTCCCACGGGACCCAGCGTCTGGGTCAAGGACGGTATGGGGCTGGTGCCCTCAGACCGCATCCTGGTGGGGCCGCAGCGGCTGCAGGTGCTCAACGCCTCCCATGAGGACGCCGGGGCCTACAGCTGCCGGCAGCGGCTCACCCAGCGCGTTCTCTGCCACTTCAGTGTGCGTGTGACAG ATGCTCCGTCCTCCGGAGACGACGAAGACGGGGAGGATGAGGCCGAAGATACAG CAGGGGCCCCTTACTGGACACGGCCCGAGCGGATGGACAAGAAGCTGCTGGCGGTGCCTGCCGCCAACACTGTGCGCTTCCGGTGCCCGGCCGCCGGCAACCCCACGCCGTCCATCTCCTGGCTGAAGAACGGCAAGGAGTTCCGAGGCGAGCACCGCATCGGGGGCATCAAG CTGCGGCACCAGCAGTGGAGCCTGGTCATGGAGAGCGTGGTGCCCTCGGACCGCGGGAACTACACGTGCGTCGTGGAGAACAAGTTCGGCAGCATCCGGCAGACCTACACCCTGGACGTGCTGG AGCGCTCTCCGCACCGGCCCATCCTGCAGGCCGGGCTGCCCGCCAATCAGACGGCCGTGCTGGGCAGCGACGTGGAGTTCCACTGCAAGGTGTACAGTGACGCACAGCCCCACATCCAGTGGCTCAAGCACGTGGAGGTGAACGGCAGCAAAGTGGGGCCCGACGGCACCCCCTACGTCACCGTGCTCAAG TCCTGGATCAGTGAGAGTGTGGAGGCCGACGCACGCCTCCGCCTGGCCAATGTGTCCGAGCGTGACGGGGGCGAGTACCTCTGTCGAGCCTCCAATTTCATAGGCGTGGCTGAGAAGGCCTTTTGGCTGCGTGTTCACGGGCCCCAAGCAG CCGAGGAGGAGCTGGTGGAGGCTGGTGAGGCTGGCAGCGTGTACGCGGGAGTCCTCAGCTACGGGGTGGGCTTCCTCCTCTTCATCCTGGTGGTGGCGGCCGTGACACTGTGCCGCCTGCGCACGCCCCCGAAGAAGGGCCTGGGCTCGCCCACCGTGCACAAGGTCTCCCGCTTCCCGCTCAAGCGACAG CAGGTGTCCTTGGAGTCCAACTCGTCCATGAACTCCAACACGCCACTGGTGCGCATCGCCCGGCTGTCTTCTGGGGAGGGCCCTGCGCTGGCCAACGTCTCTGAGCTGGAGTTGCCTGCTGACCCCAAGTGGGAGCTGTCCCGGGCCCG GCTGACCCTGGGTAAGCCTCTCGGGGAGGGCTGCTTCGGCCAAGTGGTCATGGCGGAGGCCATCGGCATCGACAAGGACCGGGCTGCGAAGCCCGTCACCGTGGCCGTGAAGATGCTGAaag ACGACGCCACGGACAAGGACCTCTCGGACCTGGTGTCTGAGATGGAGATGATGAAGATGATCGGCCGGCACAAGAACATCATCAACCTGCTGGGGGCCTGCACCCAGGGCG GGCCCCTGTACGTGCTGGTGGAGTACGCGGCCAAGGGCAACCTGAGGGAGTACCTGCGGGCGCGGCGGCCCCCGGGCATGGACTACTCCTTCGACACCTGCAAGCTGCCAGAGGAACAGCTCACCTGCAAGGACCTGGTGTCCTGCGCCTACCAGGTGGCACGTGGCATGGAGTACCTGGCCTCGCAGAAG TGCATCCACAGGGACCTGGCCGCGCGCAATGTGCTGGTGACCGAGGACAACGTGATGAAGATCGCGGACTTCGGCCTGGCCCGTGATGTGCACAACCTTGACTACTACAAGAAGACCACCAAC gGCCGGCTGCCTGTGAAGTGGATGGCGCCTGAAGCCTTGTTTGACCGTGTCTACACCCACCAGAGTGACGT CTGGTCCTTTGGGGTCCTGCTGTGGGAGATCTTCACCCTGGGGGGCTCGCCATACCCCGGCATCCCCGTGGAGGAGCTCTTCAAGCTGCTGAAGGAGGGTCACCGCATGGACAAGCCAGCCAACTGCACACACGACCT GTACATGATCATGCGGGAGTGTTGGCACGCGGTGCCCTCCCAGAGGCCCACCTTCAAGCAGCTGGTGGAGGACCTGGACCGTGTCCTCACTGTGACGTCCACGGAT GAGTACCTGGACCTGTCTGTGCCTTTCGAGCAGTACTCGCCAGGTGGCCAGGAcacccccagctccagctcctcgGGGGACGACTCTGTGTTTGCCCATGAcctgctgcctccagccccacccagcagTGGGGGCCCGCGGACGtga